The proteins below are encoded in one region of Streptomyces ficellus:
- a CDS encoding GTP-binding protein, with the protein MASAVSEIAVDEDGAQPWQLDHTRAPIATKVVVAGGFGVGKTTFVGSVSEITPLQTEALMTRASEDTDDLAATPDKLTTTVAMDFGRITLDDDLVLYLFGTPGQQRFWFMWDDLVRGAIGAVVLADTRRLTDCFPALDYFESCGLPYVVAVNHFEGTELFEAEDVREALTVPEDVPVVIMDARKRITVVDSLLALVARALETTPE; encoded by the coding sequence GTGGCCTCCGCCGTCTCTGAGATAGCCGTGGACGAGGACGGGGCGCAGCCCTGGCAGCTCGACCACACCCGCGCCCCCATCGCGACCAAGGTCGTCGTCGCGGGCGGCTTCGGTGTCGGCAAGACGACCTTCGTCGGCTCGGTCTCCGAGATCACCCCGCTGCAGACCGAGGCGCTGATGACCCGGGCCAGCGAGGACACCGACGACCTGGCGGCGACGCCCGACAAGCTCACCACCACCGTCGCCATGGACTTCGGGCGGATCACGCTCGACGACGACCTGGTGCTGTACCTGTTCGGGACGCCCGGGCAGCAGCGGTTCTGGTTCATGTGGGACGACCTGGTGCGCGGGGCGATCGGCGCGGTCGTCCTGGCCGACACGCGGCGGCTGACGGACTGCTTCCCGGCCCTCGACTACTTCGAGAGCTGCGGCCTGCCGTACGTCGTGGCGGTCAACCACTTCGAGGGGACCGAGCTGTTCGAGGCGGAGGACGTGCGCGAGGCGCTGACCGTCCCCGAGGACGTACCCGTAGTGATCATGGACGCCCGGAAGCGGATCACGGTGGTCGACTCCCTGCTGGCGCTGGTCGCCCGTGCCCTCGAAACCACCCCTGAGTAA
- a CDS encoding DUF742 domain-containing protein, translating into MTSASAAGRLPVRGGGRRPARVRPYSLTGGRTRFGHVLLVETFVAALEAPGERRELANGGLTARVMPEMRAIVEICRRMRTVAEISALLKMPLGVVRVLLSDLADQGRIRVYGTGHGTGQPDRALLERVLSGLRRL; encoded by the coding sequence ATGACGTCCGCATCCGCCGCCGGCCGGCTGCCGGTCCGGGGCGGCGGGCGCCGTCCCGCCCGCGTCCGCCCCTACTCGCTCACCGGCGGCCGCACCCGCTTCGGTCACGTCCTGCTCGTCGAGACGTTCGTCGCCGCGCTCGAAGCGCCCGGGGAGCGCAGGGAACTGGCGAACGGCGGCCTCACCGCGCGCGTCATGCCGGAGATGCGGGCCATCGTCGAGATCTGCCGCCGGATGCGTACCGTCGCCGAGATCTCCGCGCTGCTGAAGATGCCCCTGGGGGTCGTCCGGGTGCTGCTCAGCGACCTGGCCGACCAGGGGAGGATCCGCGTGTACGGGACCGGTCACGGCACCGGCCAGCCCGACCGCGCACTGCTCGAAAGGGTGCTGAGTGGCCTCCGCCGTCTCTGA
- a CDS encoding roadblock/LC7 domain-containing protein gives MSARTGSTTGTATFGLSSEAKNLHWLLGNLVEEVPGVRSVAVVSSDGLLLLSSDPADRGSTAAAGEARSDGPRGAAADLATIVSGIGSLTIGAAKLMDGGSVKQTMVAMEEGSVFVMSISDGSLLGVHATPDCDMSVVAYHMALFVGRAGHVLTPELRSELRKSMESAA, from the coding sequence TTGAGTGCGAGGACCGGCAGTACCACCGGCACGGCGACGTTCGGACTGAGCAGCGAGGCGAAGAACCTGCACTGGCTGCTCGGCAACCTGGTCGAGGAGGTGCCAGGGGTCCGCTCGGTCGCCGTCGTCTCGTCCGACGGGCTCCTGCTGCTGTCCTCCGACCCGGCGGACCGCGGAAGCACCGCCGCGGCCGGGGAGGCCCGCTCCGACGGCCCCCGCGGCGCCGCCGCCGACCTCGCCACCATCGTCTCCGGCATCGGCAGCCTCACCATCGGAGCGGCGAAGCTCATGGACGGCGGCTCCGTCAAGCAGACGATGGTCGCGATGGAGGAGGGCAGCGTCTTCGTCATGTCCATCAGCGACGGCTCCCTCCTCGGCGTACACGCCACGCCCGACTGCGACATGAGCGTCGTCGCGTACCACATGGCGCTCTTCGTCGGCCGCGCCGGACACGTCCTCACACCCGAACTCCGCAGCGAGCTGCGCAAGTCGATGGAGAGTGCCGCATGA
- a CDS encoding sensor histidine kinase, which yields MQKRSETPGDPQAPGGRRVRVRSRLVVGVALVGITVVGAGAPAVLAASGDLNDSQRLVTLAELNRQAVTLAHSLADERDEVTAYIAGGRRAGNGDEAADGNGAGTGTGGDGAQGADAAQAPSLDATHRARVDRQIDEIHADAPAGLRRELATLPDIRRTAVTGKGTALEAHRAYNEVIGNLQALAAELAAKTPARAADAGSGTRALTELGRAVDQASATRGLLLGALAVPGAKKSELVYDPLTGRYVEPADPAGDAADRTRDALSAAAHTARVRERAALADFDQDAPPAARDSLAATVTGPDVKSAETYLTRLTDQPELSESERKTDRAKLRAALTARVEQMRGVESSLATGEVRRMEQLRDDDVTALELSIALLGGCLLVAIGVSTAVARTLTRPLAVLRIGAARLAEAPQTEEPVRFTGRNDEFAQVVRSLNTLHGKLADLGARAGKLDAERDDAVAAREALVAELAARRTELRDRTAETLAELEALRGSVHHTFVNLSLRTLGLVERQLAVIEKLEEREQDPERLGTLFKLDHMATVMRRHSENLLVLAGHEHNHAHQGPVPLVDVLRAAVSEIERYERVTIQSLPPHAYVAGFAADDLSHLLAELLENATSFSPPDAKVQLSGWLLESGEVMLSVEDEGIGMTEGRLAELNARLADPEARPEPDADRDGEGLGIRVTALLAARHGVRVQLRDQKQGGVTAVVVLPPALLPDAPPTALPPSVAVAGTAPALNLPGSVAEANSNTLHGARTARDPLVDAAEATLRADAAEPTEAPAPETDQPETEQPETEQPEGDEPAGPETTLQVRAPRDPERESEPEPEPESKSEPEPEPETHERADAHDTADAHDTADTHDDDGDESGAARAHEPKWERVTDKGLPKRTPKVVEPTAPRAERKGGVDAEALRRRLGGFHQGAKDGRRDAEAEIAENTQQTEAVRTEETGDTVEEARS from the coding sequence GTGCAGAAGCGCAGTGAGACTCCCGGCGACCCTCAGGCACCGGGCGGCCGCCGCGTACGCGTGCGCAGCCGGCTCGTCGTCGGCGTCGCGCTGGTCGGCATCACCGTCGTGGGCGCCGGCGCCCCGGCCGTGCTCGCCGCCTCCGGCGACCTCAACGACTCCCAGCGGCTGGTCACCCTCGCCGAGCTGAACCGGCAGGCGGTCACCCTCGCGCACTCCCTCGCGGACGAGCGCGACGAGGTCACCGCGTACATCGCCGGAGGGCGCCGGGCCGGGAACGGCGACGAAGCGGCGGACGGGAACGGGGCCGGGACCGGGACCGGCGGTGACGGAGCCCAGGGCGCCGACGCGGCCCAGGCGCCCTCCCTCGACGCCACCCACCGCGCCCGCGTCGACCGGCAGATCGACGAGATCCACGCCGACGCCCCCGCCGGTCTCCGCCGCGAACTCGCCACCCTCCCCGACATCCGGCGCACCGCCGTCACCGGCAAGGGCACCGCCCTGGAGGCGCACCGGGCGTACAACGAGGTCATCGGCAACCTCCAGGCCCTGGCCGCCGAGCTCGCCGCCAAGACCCCCGCCCGCGCCGCCGACGCGGGCTCCGGCACCCGCGCGCTCACCGAGCTGGGCCGGGCCGTCGACCAGGCCTCCGCCACCCGCGGGCTCCTGCTCGGCGCCCTCGCCGTCCCCGGCGCCAAGAAGTCCGAGCTGGTCTACGACCCCCTCACCGGCCGGTACGTCGAGCCCGCCGACCCCGCGGGGGACGCGGCCGACCGCACCCGCGACGCCCTCAGCGCCGCCGCCCACACCGCCCGCGTCCGCGAGCGGGCCGCCCTCGCCGACTTCGACCAGGACGCCCCGCCCGCCGCCCGCGACTCCCTCGCCGCCACGGTCACCGGCCCCGACGTCAAGAGCGCCGAGACGTACCTCACCCGCCTCACCGACCAGCCCGAGCTGTCCGAGAGCGAGCGGAAGACCGACCGGGCGAAGCTCCGGGCGGCCCTCACCGCCCGCGTCGAGCAGATGCGGGGCGTCGAGTCCTCCCTCGCCACCGGCGAGGTGCGGCGCATGGAACAGCTCCGCGACGACGACGTCACCGCACTCGAACTGAGCATCGCGCTGCTCGGCGGCTGCCTGCTCGTCGCGATCGGCGTCTCGACCGCCGTCGCCCGCACCCTCACCCGGCCGCTCGCCGTCCTGCGCATCGGCGCCGCCCGCCTCGCCGAGGCGCCGCAGACGGAGGAACCGGTCCGGTTCACCGGCCGCAACGACGAGTTCGCCCAGGTCGTACGCTCCCTCAACACCCTGCACGGCAAGCTGGCCGACCTCGGTGCCCGCGCCGGGAAGCTCGACGCCGAACGCGACGACGCCGTCGCCGCCCGCGAGGCCCTCGTCGCCGAGCTCGCCGCCCGGCGCACCGAGCTGCGCGACCGCACCGCCGAGACCCTCGCCGAGCTCGAAGCCCTGCGCGGCAGCGTCCACCACACCTTCGTCAACCTCTCGCTGCGCACGCTCGGCCTCGTCGAACGCCAGCTCGCCGTCATCGAGAAGCTGGAGGAGCGCGAGCAGGACCCCGAGCGGCTCGGCACCCTCTTCAAGCTCGACCACATGGCCACCGTCATGCGGCGGCACAGCGAGAACCTCCTCGTCCTCGCCGGCCACGAGCACAACCACGCCCACCAGGGCCCCGTCCCGCTCGTCGACGTGCTGCGCGCCGCCGTCAGCGAGATCGAGCGGTACGAACGCGTCACCATCCAGTCGCTGCCGCCGCACGCCTACGTGGCCGGGTTCGCCGCCGACGACCTGAGCCACCTGCTCGCCGAGCTGCTGGAGAACGCCACGTCGTTCTCGCCGCCGGACGCGAAGGTCCAGCTCTCCGGCTGGCTGCTGGAGAGCGGCGAGGTGATGCTCTCGGTCGAGGACGAGGGCATAGGGATGACCGAGGGCCGGCTCGCCGAGCTGAACGCCCGCCTGGCCGACCCCGAGGCCCGGCCGGAGCCGGACGCCGACCGGGACGGCGAGGGCCTCGGCATAAGGGTGACCGCGCTGCTCGCGGCACGGCACGGCGTACGGGTCCAGCTGCGCGACCAGAAGCAGGGCGGCGTGACGGCGGTCGTCGTCCTCCCGCCCGCGCTGCTCCCGGACGCCCCGCCGACCGCCCTGCCCCCGTCGGTCGCCGTCGCGGGCACGGCGCCTGCGCTGAACCTGCCGGGTTCGGTCGCCGAGGCCAACTCCAACACCCTGCACGGTGCCCGCACGGCCCGCGACCCGCTGGTCGACGCCGCCGAGGCGACGCTGCGGGCCGACGCGGCGGAACCCACCGAGGCGCCCGCGCCGGAGACGGACCAGCCGGAGACGGAACAGCCGGAGACGGAACAGCCGGAGGGCGACGAGCCCGCCGGTCCCGAGACCACCCTTCAGGTCCGCGCCCCGCGCGACCCGGAGCGGGAGTCCGAGCCGGAGCCCGAGCCGGAGTCCAAGTCCGAGCCGGAGCCCGAGCCCGAAACACACGAGCGGGCCGACGCGCACGACACCGCCGACGCGCACGACACCGCCGACACGCACGACGACGACGGCGACGAGTCCGGGGCGGCACGCGCCCACGAGCCCAAGTGGGAACGCGTCACCGACAAGGGGCTGCCCAAGCGGACGCCCAAGGTCGTCGAGCCGACCGCGCCGCGCGCCGAGCGCAAGGGCGGGGTCGACGCCGAGGCGCTGCGCCGCCGGCTCGGCGGGTTCCACCAGGGCGCCAAGGACGGCCGCCGCGACGCCGAGGCCGAAATCGCGGAGAACACCCAGCAGACGGAAGCGGTACGTACCGAAGAGACGGGGGACACAGTCGAGGAGGCACGCAGTTGA
- a CDS encoding protein phosphatase 2C domain-containing protein → MQTAISSVPGAPERPNEDWASVAVPASGQGGTLVVLDGVTPPIDDDGCVHSVPWYTARLGGALTELSGSRPELTLAEILSEAIRRTADVHRDSCDLSHVRTPQATVVLARWSAVSVEYLVLADSVLLLQSPEGAVRAVVDDRLDRLPPGSLASHAITDSTVRNKEGGFFTAAADPEVAARAVTGRVPAAEVRALVAMTDGATRWTEVFGMGDWADCFAVVDKEGPRGLIARVRELEASSSYAYRWKRHDDATVVHVEI, encoded by the coding sequence ATGCAGACCGCGATCTCCTCCGTCCCGGGCGCGCCGGAACGCCCCAACGAGGACTGGGCCTCCGTGGCGGTACCCGCGTCCGGCCAGGGCGGCACGCTGGTGGTGCTGGACGGGGTCACACCTCCGATCGACGATGACGGTTGTGTGCACTCGGTGCCCTGGTACACCGCGAGACTGGGCGGCGCCCTGACCGAACTGTCCGGTTCACGCCCGGAGCTGACGCTGGCCGAGATCCTGTCGGAGGCAATCCGGCGCACCGCCGACGTTCACCGCGACTCGTGTGACCTTTCTCACGTCCGTACGCCCCAGGCGACGGTGGTCCTGGCGCGCTGGAGTGCGGTGAGTGTCGAGTACCTGGTGCTGGCCGATTCCGTCCTGCTGCTCCAGTCGCCCGAGGGGGCGGTACGGGCGGTGGTGGACGACCGGCTCGACCGCCTGCCGCCGGGTTCGCTGGCGTCCCACGCGATCACGGACAGCACCGTGCGGAACAAGGAGGGCGGCTTCTTCACCGCCGCAGCCGATCCGGAGGTCGCCGCCCGCGCGGTGACGGGCCGGGTGCCGGCGGCGGAGGTGCGGGCGCTGGTCGCCATGACGGACGGGGCGACGCGCTGGACGGAGGTGTTCGGGATGGGCGACTGGGCGGACTGCTTCGCGGTGGTGGACAAGGAGGGCCCGCGCGGGCTGATCGCCCGGGTGCGGGAGCTGGAGGCGTCGTCCTCGTACGCGTACCGCTGGAAGAGGCACGACGACGCGACGGTGGTGCACGTCGAGATCTGA
- a CDS encoding MarR family winged helix-turn-helix transcriptional regulator: protein MDVQESQTDTEHGDEPGAGTGDEPGADHEYLALERELSVFLRRARASSGEMAREVHPDLEPAAYGLLVRLDEAGTQRATGLAGYFGVGKATMSRQLRALEDLGLVARDPDPADGRASLVRLTDEGRDRFRRVRDARRARYRRKLAGWDRAEVAELARLLHQLNAGSES, encoded by the coding sequence ATGGACGTGCAGGAGAGTCAGACGGACACGGAACACGGCGACGAACCGGGCGCCGGAACCGGCGACGAACCGGGCGCGGACCACGAATACCTCGCCCTGGAAAGGGAGTTGTCCGTCTTCCTCCGGCGCGCCCGCGCCTCGTCCGGCGAAATGGCCCGCGAGGTCCACCCCGACCTCGAACCCGCCGCCTACGGCCTCCTCGTCCGCCTCGACGAGGCCGGCACCCAGCGCGCCACCGGACTCGCCGGGTACTTCGGAGTCGGCAAGGCCACCATGAGCCGCCAGCTGCGCGCCCTGGAGGACCTCGGGCTCGTCGCCCGCGACCCCGACCCGGCCGACGGCCGCGCCTCCCTCGTACGCCTCACCGACGAGGGCCGCGACCGCTTCCGCCGGGTACGCGACGCCCGCCGCGCCCGCTACCGCCGCAAGCTCGCCGGCTGGGACCGCGCCGAGGTGGCCGAACTGGCGCGGCTGCTGCACCAGCTGAACGCCGGCTCCGAGAGCTGA
- a CDS encoding M4 family metallopeptidase encodes MRSGIRAGARGAALLAAAGLLITAVPASAATPPATEPPADVIPGATTETPALVDGIREAADAGARPADAAREHLAARESRYKIAEPGRDLAPVQTLKRGAEETVRLQQKHKGVPVLGGQYVVRMETKGGKRVVTGTSGKYFTDLATGVTPTVAEEVAVRRAVSATQSRLGGHRLALADARRAEKREQPLHGTAGGLVVIPRGEGVLTYHVTVRGTHPLTGAPVLQHVYVDARAGFPVLQYSGIKTITPPKAPTGKALSAKAATARAAKAPADDPAAPHPGMAGSGTLLNGTKVDLDVRKAADDRYVLADHARMAAGSKNALTTWDARDKDVSEVLGGWPADLKEFGSPTPQFGADATDSGAVDAHWAAGQVYDYYKRHHARDGLDGRGSAVNSLVGVTQFGMPYVNAFWDGTKMVYGSGDDDYKPLSADLDVVGHEMTHGVVENSANLVYAGQSGALNEAVADYFGNAIDVTQSGMAMDHPESGLIGEDLCRTAAPRACALRDMNDGATTSKNFLGATFGTDNGGVHLNSTVFSGALWDMRQDLGAELADRIVYKALTEYMTPLDGFTDGRNAVLAAAKDLGVTGARLNVAKRSFNAHGIVAGWEDALGVDSDELFGKLNISGTGVQAGGGWWTVAKSNDDGTEPYSVYAGRADGKGAPKLISPNDGRYHVYPATDGKTVVWAAYGAASVDVLSRPIAGGPIKRLYTSTTTDVGGLRVDNGVTVFESLGFFTRHVVHLRPGDTKPTYVDGNDDDVLTALPSIAHGRIAYAKLYPEGGDYRLGVELLDLKTGKKTLTERLDEPQTVGQTGLNGSNVFWLTENNVADDGRMGIRRANLDGTGTYDISSEHKPGALIASDLTVSETAVTVNATLPDTQYRNETLPKNWQLTTDGSRQERVSCNRGEQLSPAALDGTKVVWIDGTTGWTNLVTRDRPAGRCG; translated from the coding sequence GTGAGATCCGGCATACGGGCCGGGGCCCGGGGAGCGGCGCTGCTCGCCGCCGCAGGGCTTCTGATCACCGCGGTTCCGGCCTCGGCGGCGACCCCGCCGGCCACCGAACCGCCCGCCGACGTCATCCCGGGGGCGACCACCGAGACGCCCGCGCTCGTCGACGGCATCCGGGAAGCGGCCGACGCCGGAGCCCGCCCGGCGGACGCGGCGCGCGAGCACCTCGCCGCCAGGGAGAGCCGTTACAAGATCGCCGAACCGGGGCGCGATCTCGCCCCCGTACAGACGCTGAAGCGCGGTGCGGAGGAGACCGTACGGCTCCAGCAGAAGCACAAGGGCGTGCCGGTGCTCGGCGGGCAGTACGTCGTCCGGATGGAGACCAAGGGCGGCAAGCGGGTCGTCACCGGCACCTCCGGCAAGTACTTCACGGACCTCGCGACCGGTGTGACGCCGACCGTCGCCGAGGAGGTGGCGGTACGCCGCGCGGTCTCCGCGACGCAGAGCAGGCTCGGCGGCCACCGGCTGGCGCTCGCCGACGCGCGGCGGGCCGAGAAGCGCGAACAGCCGCTGCACGGCACCGCCGGGGGCCTCGTGGTCATCCCGCGCGGCGAGGGCGTCCTCACCTACCACGTCACCGTGCGCGGCACCCACCCGCTGACCGGCGCGCCGGTGCTCCAGCACGTGTACGTGGACGCCCGGGCCGGGTTCCCGGTGCTCCAGTACAGCGGCATCAAGACGATCACCCCGCCGAAGGCCCCGACGGGCAAGGCCCTGTCCGCCAAGGCCGCGACCGCCCGGGCGGCGAAGGCCCCGGCCGACGACCCGGCCGCCCCGCACCCGGGCATGGCGGGCAGCGGCACGCTGCTGAACGGCACCAAGGTGGACCTCGACGTCCGCAAGGCCGCCGACGACCGGTATGTGCTGGCCGACCACGCCCGGATGGCCGCGGGCAGCAAGAACGCCCTCACCACCTGGGACGCCCGCGACAAGGACGTCTCCGAGGTGCTGGGCGGCTGGCCCGCCGACCTCAAGGAGTTCGGCTCGCCGACCCCGCAGTTCGGCGCGGACGCCACGGACTCGGGCGCGGTCGACGCGCACTGGGCGGCCGGGCAGGTCTACGACTACTACAAGCGGCACCACGCGAGGGACGGCCTCGACGGCCGCGGCTCGGCCGTCAACTCGCTCGTCGGTGTCACCCAGTTCGGCATGCCGTACGTCAACGCCTTCTGGGACGGCACCAAGATGGTGTACGGCTCCGGAGACGACGACTACAAGCCGCTCTCGGCCGACCTGGACGTGGTCGGCCACGAGATGACGCACGGCGTCGTCGAGAACAGCGCCAACCTGGTCTACGCGGGCCAGTCCGGCGCCCTCAACGAGGCCGTCGCCGACTACTTCGGCAACGCCATCGACGTCACGCAGTCCGGCATGGCGATGGACCACCCCGAGTCGGGCCTGATCGGCGAGGACCTGTGCCGTACGGCGGCGCCCCGCGCCTGCGCGCTGCGCGACATGAACGACGGCGCCACCACGTCCAAGAACTTCCTCGGCGCCACCTTCGGCACCGACAACGGCGGCGTGCACCTCAACTCGACGGTCTTCTCCGGCGCGCTGTGGGACATGCGCCAAGACCTGGGCGCCGAGCTGGCCGACCGGATCGTGTACAAGGCGCTGACCGAGTACATGACCCCGCTCGACGGCTTCACCGACGGCCGCAACGCGGTCCTCGCCGCGGCGAAGGACCTGGGCGTCACGGGTGCGCGGCTGAACGTCGCCAAGCGGTCCTTCAACGCCCACGGCATCGTCGCCGGCTGGGAGGACGCCCTGGGCGTCGACTCCGACGAGCTGTTCGGGAAGCTGAACATCTCCGGCACCGGTGTGCAGGCGGGCGGCGGGTGGTGGACGGTCGCCAAGTCCAACGACGACGGCACCGAGCCGTACTCGGTCTACGCCGGGCGCGCGGACGGCAAGGGCGCCCCGAAGCTCATCAGCCCCAATGACGGCCGCTACCACGTCTACCCGGCCACCGACGGCAAGACGGTCGTCTGGGCGGCATACGGTGCGGCGAGCGTGGACGTCCTGTCCCGGCCGATCGCGGGCGGGCCCATCAAGAGGCTGTACACGTCCACCACCACGGACGTCGGCGGCCTGCGGGTCGACAACGGCGTGACGGTGTTCGAAAGCCTCGGGTTCTTCACCCGCCACGTCGTCCACCTGCGCCCGGGCGACACCAAGCCCACCTACGTGGACGGCAACGACGACGACGTGCTGACCGCGCTCCCGTCCATCGCCCACGGCCGGATCGCGTACGCCAAGCTGTACCCGGAGGGCGGCGACTACCGCCTCGGCGTGGAGCTCCTGGACCTGAAGACCGGGAAGAAGACCCTGACCGAGCGGCTGGACGAGCCGCAGACTGTGGGGCAGACCGGGCTGAACGGCAGCAACGTCTTCTGGCTCACCGAGAACAACGTCGCCGACGACGGCCGGATGGGCATCCGCCGGGCGAACCTCGACGGCACCGGCACGTACGACATCAGCTCCGAGCACAAGCCGGGCGCGCTGATCGCCTCCGACCTGACGGTCTCCGAGACGGCGGTCACGGTGAACGCGACGCTGCCGGACACCCAGTACCGCAACGAGACCCTGCCGAAGAACTGGCAGCTGACCACCGACGGCAGCCGCCAGGAGCGGGTCTCCTGCAACCGGGGCGAGCAGCTCTCCCCGGCGGCGCTCGACGGCACCAAGGTCGTCTGGATCGACGGTACGACGGGCTGGACGAACCTCGTCACCCGCGACCGCCCCGCGGGCCGCTGCGGCTGA
- a CDS encoding helix-turn-helix domain-containing protein, with protein sequence MIQGELTTLGLGRTEQRAYEALLREQADGADELARLLDLPRTQLDEALERLVEHGFARPPHPSSCESDALPHPAAPAAAIRTLIHRRQAELHLRSAELARLRLAADRLAGDADAPGGDRGRVEVVTGRAVAERAGRLLEGAEREVVILDRPPFTALDVESLLARGVEVRAVLDRAGLADPDRVRALSGLVGRGLRLRVAADVPARLVAVDRRVTLLPPTDAAGPRATALVIGDGLLCGVLLPLFEAVWERAVPLPATDGSGTRTGTGAGAGTALPGPGAALPEPQRELLALLAAGLKDEAIARRLGVHVHTARRRISGLLESLGARTRFQAGARAASRGWLDDGPGDGQGCAVCAGRGRCCGSSPS encoded by the coding sequence ATGATCCAGGGAGAACTGACCACTCTTGGCCTGGGCAGGACGGAGCAGCGCGCCTACGAGGCACTGCTGCGGGAACAGGCGGACGGGGCGGACGAGTTGGCGCGGCTGCTCGACCTGCCGCGCACGCAGCTGGACGAGGCGCTGGAACGGCTCGTCGAGCACGGTTTCGCCCGGCCGCCCCACCCGTCGTCCTGCGAGAGCGACGCGCTGCCGCACCCGGCCGCGCCCGCCGCCGCCATCCGTACGCTGATCCACCGCCGCCAGGCCGAGTTGCATCTGAGGTCGGCCGAGCTGGCGCGGCTGCGGCTGGCCGCCGACCGGCTCGCGGGGGACGCCGACGCCCCCGGGGGTGACCGGGGGCGGGTCGAGGTGGTGACGGGGCGGGCCGTCGCCGAGCGGGCCGGGCGGCTGCTGGAGGGGGCGGAACGGGAGGTCGTGATCCTGGACCGCCCTCCCTTCACCGCGCTGGACGTCGAGTCGCTGCTGGCGCGGGGCGTGGAGGTGCGGGCGGTGCTGGACCGGGCCGGGCTCGCCGACCCGGACCGGGTGCGGGCGCTGTCCGGCCTGGTGGGGCGCGGGCTGCGGCTGCGGGTGGCGGCGGACGTCCCGGCGAGGCTGGTGGCGGTGGACCGGCGCGTGACGCTGCTGCCACCGACGGACGCCGCGGGTCCGCGGGCCACCGCGCTGGTGATCGGTGACGGGCTGCTGTGCGGGGTGCTGCTGCCGCTGTTCGAGGCCGTGTGGGAGCGGGCCGTCCCGCTGCCCGCCACGGACGGAAGCGGAACCCGGACGGGGACGGGGGCCGGGGCCGGGACTGCTCTGCCCGGGCCGGGGGCCGCCCTGCCCGAGCCGCAGCGCGAACTGCTGGCGCTGCTCGCGGCGGGGCTGAAGGACGAGGCGATCGCCCGCCGGCTGGGCGTCCATGTGCACACGGCACGGCGGCGGATCAGCGGGCTGCTGGAGTCGCTGGGGGCCCGGACCCGGTTCCAGGCGGGGGCGCGGGCGGCGTCGCGGGGATGGCTGGATGACGGGCCGGGCGATGGGCAAGGATGTGCGGTATGCGCTGGAAGAGGCCGTTGTTGTGGATCGTCGCCGTCGTGA
- a CDS encoding trypsin-like serine protease, whose product MRWKRPLLWIVAVVTTATACGGASHSAPRAGGSPGGVASGKPAPQRSAAASAGLPTVGVLLDEDGHWCTASVVDSPRGNVVATAAHCVYADGSASSDFSFAPGYGGKGAGRTPYGTWKVRTVQVADAWKAAGDDADAHDYAFLTLDPDSRGRQVQQVVGAARPDWTSGPERRVTVTGYPNADHNPDGTPVTCTTDTRRDPDLAGSMRMECDGFFDGTSGSPWLADGRLIGVLSGGDTDTESTAVVFDARTRALYDRAVKAAATPAPPAPARL is encoded by the coding sequence ATGCGCTGGAAGAGGCCGTTGTTGTGGATCGTCGCCGTCGTGACCACCGCCACCGCGTGCGGGGGCGCGTCCCATTCGGCCCCGCGCGCGGGCGGTTCGCCCGGGGGCGTCGCGAGCGGGAAGCCGGCGCCGCAGCGTTCGGCGGCGGCGTCCGCGGGTTTGCCGACGGTCGGGGTGCTCCTGGACGAGGACGGCCACTGGTGCACCGCGAGCGTGGTGGACAGCCCGCGCGGCAACGTCGTCGCGACCGCCGCGCACTGCGTGTACGCGGACGGCTCGGCCAGTTCGGACTTCTCGTTCGCCCCGGGCTACGGCGGCAAGGGCGCGGGCCGGACCCCGTACGGCACGTGGAAGGTCCGTACGGTGCAGGTGGCCGACGCGTGGAAGGCCGCCGGTGACGACGCGGACGCCCACGACTACGCGTTCCTGACGCTGGACCCCGACAGCCGGGGCCGCCAGGTGCAACAGGTGGTGGGCGCGGCCCGGCCCGACTGGACGTCCGGCCCCGAGCGGCGCGTGACGGTGACCGGTTACCCCAACGCGGACCACAACCCGGACGGCACGCCCGTCACGTGCACCACCGACACCCGCAGGGACCCGGACCTGGCCGGGTCGATGCGGATGGAGTGCGACGGCTTCTTCGACGGTACGAGCGGCAGCCCGTGGCTCGCCGACGGCCGCCTGATCGGTGTCCTGAGCGGCGGGGACACGGACACGGAGTCGACGGCGGTCGTCTTCGACGCGAGGACGCGCGCCCTGTACGACCGCGCGGTGAAGGCCGCGGCGACCCCCGCGCCGCCGGCCCCGGCCCGCCTCTGA